Below is a window of Thermodesulfitimonas autotrophica DNA.
GTGCCTGGCGCTCGATACGCGAAACTTGGGCTTGGGAGATCCCGAGTTCCGCCGCAACCTCCGCCTGGGTCATATCTTCATAAAAACGCCAAACCAGCACCTGTCTTTCCTTTTTAGGGAGGCGGGAAAGCAGGTCGCGGACGGCGATCCTCTGTAGCCAAGTGTTTTCATCCGCCGTAACCCCGGCTATCTGTTCCTCCCGCCGAATGGCATCGCTCCCCTCGCCGTAAACGATATCCTGTAACGATGCCGGGAGCTGTGCCGCCTCGCACGCCGCCACCACTTCTTCCGCCGGCAGCCCGACAGCGGCAGCTACTTCCGTAAGGGTTGGTTCGCGCCCCAGGCGGTTGGCCAGCGCTTCCCGGACCCGGTTGGCGCGCGCCGCAGTTTCCTTAAGGGAACGCGAAACCCGCACCGGGCT
It encodes the following:
- a CDS encoding SigB/SigF/SigG family RNA polymerase sigma factor; its protein translation is MADNAGKELLTDEETHRLLRQAQEGNAAAREALVRGNLRLVASIVQRFGGRGYEYEDLFQVGCIGLLKAIDRFDFRYGVKFSTYAVSAVIGEIRRFLRDDSPVRVSRSLKETAARANRVREALANRLGREPTLTEVAAAVGLPAEEVVAACEAAQLPASLQDIVYGEGSDAIRREEQIAGVTADENTWLQRIAVRDLLSRLPKKERQVLVWRFYEDMTQAEVAAELGISQAQVSRIERQALRRLQEAAGEEF